The following are from one region of the Amycolatopsis sp. QT-25 genome:
- a CDS encoding zf-HC2 domain-containing protein: MNKEHVSEKLLAGYVHGDGGLAGDEVWAVEAHLEKCAECRGRLSAVGMPAVSALVDEVWAGLDTKLAEAGPGPMRTRWTGWLHTWVTPVMLPWLVMIVLIPALGFVLDWAGWTASENYSFAQLFSPLLPVLGVAVSWSKGLDPAYELVTSTPRAGLYLLLRRTTAVLAVVLPIQALSGWLGDGGFGLGLLPSLAFTTGTLALGGLIGVVRAACVLAGVWVAVILAPAVASQGRATALEPRLLPVWGAIFALTAAVVVLRRSVFGLLTGSER; encoded by the coding sequence GTGAACAAGGAACACGTGTCCGAAAAGCTTCTCGCCGGTTACGTCCACGGGGACGGCGGTCTGGCCGGTGACGAGGTCTGGGCGGTCGAAGCCCATCTCGAAAAGTGCGCGGAATGCCGGGGGAGGCTGTCCGCGGTCGGCATGCCGGCGGTGTCGGCGCTGGTGGACGAGGTCTGGGCCGGATTGGACACGAAGCTCGCCGAGGCGGGGCCGGGGCCGATGCGAACTCGGTGGACCGGATGGCTGCACACCTGGGTGACGCCGGTGATGCTGCCTTGGCTGGTGATGATCGTCCTGATCCCGGCACTCGGATTCGTCCTGGACTGGGCTGGGTGGACGGCGAGCGAGAACTACTCCTTCGCCCAGCTCTTCTCACCGCTGCTGCCGGTGCTCGGGGTCGCGGTCTCGTGGTCCAAGGGGCTCGATCCCGCCTACGAACTCGTCACTTCCACGCCGAGGGCCGGGCTCTACCTGCTGCTGCGCCGGACGACGGCGGTCCTCGCCGTCGTGTTGCCGATCCAGGCCCTCTCGGGCTGGCTCGGCGACGGCGGATTCGGGCTCGGTCTCCTGCCGAGCCTGGCCTTCACCACCGGGACGCTCGCGCTCGGCGGGCTGATCGGGGTGGTACGGGCGGCCTGTGTCCTCGCCGGGGTCTGGGTGGCGGTGATCCTGGCGCCCGCGGTGGCTTCGCAAGGACGTGCCACCGCGCTCGAACCCCGGCTGCTCCCGGTGTGGGGCGCGATCTTCGCGCTGACCGCGGCCGTGGTGGTGCTCCGGCGGAGCGTCTTCGGCCTGCTCACCGGATCCGAACGATGA
- a CDS encoding RNA polymerase sigma factor yields MKGTEPDEEQLVRRTAKGDRAAFEELYRRTSPWLAVRLRRRCADEQIVAEVMQETYLAVWRAAGAFAGSAVGGSAVGWLWTIAARRLVDAFRRRAKYAQPPPIAETAVAPAAEDEALAGAVGDHVGDALRRLAPELRQVLQAMVLDGLTVRETAVLLGLPEGTVKTRARRARIAMREALS; encoded by the coding sequence GTGAAGGGAACGGAACCGGACGAGGAGCAGCTCGTCCGCCGCACCGCCAAAGGTGACCGGGCGGCGTTCGAGGAGCTCTACCGCCGCACGTCGCCGTGGCTGGCCGTGCGCCTGCGCCGTCGCTGCGCCGACGAGCAGATCGTCGCCGAGGTGATGCAGGAGACCTACCTCGCGGTCTGGCGTGCGGCGGGGGCGTTCGCCGGTTCGGCCGTCGGCGGGAGCGCCGTCGGCTGGCTGTGGACGATCGCCGCGCGGCGGCTGGTCGACGCGTTCCGCCGCCGGGCGAAATACGCGCAGCCACCGCCGATCGCCGAAACGGCCGTCGCGCCCGCCGCCGAAGACGAGGCGCTGGCCGGTGCGGTCGGTGACCACGTCGGCGACGCGTTGCGCCGGCTCGCTCCCGAACTACGCCAGGTCCTGCAGGCCATGGTGCTCGACGGGCTGACCGTCCGCGAGACCGCGGTCCTGCTCGGCCTGCCGGAAGGAACCGTCAAAACCCGCGCGAGGCGGGCTCGGATCGCGATGCGGGAGGCGCTGTCGTGA
- a CDS encoding MazG family protein, which produces MTAAVVVIARGATLPAAALPILRSSGAVYAASDVDPEVFGVPAFGDTQVRDLVLIAGSRREPRAAALIGAGARVLEAPVPPLVEAAEVLDRLRSPGGCPWDAVQTHESLRQYLVEETYELLDAIEEGDRAALREELGDVLLQVLFHARVAREDADDPFGIDEVASELVAKLVGRHPHVFADAPRVETVSDQNLKWEELKQAEKSRQSIVDGVALGQPAVALAGKLGQRSGRAGIPLDLFPEGSEAAAQLFRVAAIARRAGIDPEGELRAVAKRFAREIRDAEQAARDAGVEPATLEADGWRKFWPTS; this is translated from the coding sequence GTGACCGCTGCCGTCGTCGTGATCGCCCGCGGGGCGACGCTGCCCGCAGCGGCACTTCCGATCTTGCGAAGCAGTGGTGCCGTGTACGCGGCCTCCGATGTCGATCCCGAGGTCTTCGGGGTGCCGGCGTTCGGAGACACGCAGGTGCGTGACCTCGTGCTCATCGCCGGTTCGCGACGGGAACCCCGGGCCGCGGCGCTGATCGGGGCCGGGGCGCGGGTGCTCGAAGCGCCCGTTCCGCCGCTGGTCGAGGCCGCCGAGGTGCTGGACCGCCTCCGCTCGCCGGGCGGATGCCCGTGGGACGCCGTCCAAACGCACGAATCGCTGCGGCAGTACCTGGTCGAGGAGACCTACGAACTGCTCGACGCGATCGAGGAGGGCGACCGGGCCGCCTTGCGCGAGGAACTCGGCGACGTCCTGCTCCAGGTGCTGTTCCACGCCCGCGTCGCCCGCGAAGACGCGGATGATCCGTTCGGGATCGACGAGGTCGCGTCCGAACTGGTCGCGAAACTCGTCGGACGTCATCCGCACGTCTTCGCCGACGCTCCACGGGTCGAGACCGTCAGCGACCAGAACCTCAAGTGGGAAGAACTGAAACAGGCCGAGAAGAGCCGCCAGTCCATTGTGGACGGCGTCGCGCTCGGCCAGCCCGCCGTGGCGCTCGCCGGGAAGCTCGGCCAGCGCAGCGGCCGGGCCGGGATCCCGCTCGACCTGTTCCCCGAAGGTTCCGAAGCGGCGGCCCAGTTGTTCCGGGTGGCCGCGATCGCGCGCAGGGCGGGAATCGATCCCGAAGGTGAGCTCCGTGCGGTGGCGAAGCGGTTCGCGCGCGAAATCCGCGATGCCGAACAGGCCGCGCGCGACGCCGGTGTGGAACCGGCGACGCTGGAGGCCGACGGCTGGCGCAAGTTCTGGCCGACTTCCTGA
- the mfd gene encoding transcription-repair coupling factor — MSGLLHSILPDPALRGVVERAGAPVLELQGAIATRQLVAGALAADEGAGRPVLAVTATGREADELTASLKSFLGEGAVADFPSWETLPHERLSPRADTVGRRLEVLHRLETGADGLRVVVATVRSLIQPMAPGLGSLAPVDLVVGEEQSFDGLLERLVELAYTRVDMVEKRGEFAVRGGILDLFGPTAQHPVRVEFWGDEVSEIRAFAVSDQRSLPGEIRHVSAPPCRELLLTEPVRAKAAELATTYEADAQLTEMLTKLSGGIPVEGMEALIPVLCEGELDLLTDAMPQGTHVLLADPEKIRARAADLVRTGQEFLEASWTTAAAGGQAPIDLGASAYRDLAEIAKHAQETKRPWWTLTQLATDDPDVYRVSIEAAPNYRGEVERATTDLRAHTAAGGTAVLVVAGHGTAARAVEQLSAGDVPASLAEGITGPLTPGVVTVTCGGLSDGFVSPERALVVLSESDLTGRGAGAGTSTKDFSTKMPSRRRNAVDPLALKTGDYVVHDQHGIGRFVEMVQRTVAGATREYLLLEYASSKRGHPGDRLFVPTDQLDEVSRYVGGELPTLNKLGGSDWKNTKAKAKKAVKEIAAELVQLYAARQAAPGHAFGQDTPWQGELEDAFPFTETNDQLAAIDEVKADMERGVPMDRVICGDVGYGKTEIAVRAAFKAVQDGKQVAVLVPTTLLAQQHLNTFTERMSSFPVKIRGLSRFTNKTESDAILEQLSSGDVDIVIGTHRLLQTGIRYKDLGLVIVDEEQRFGVEHKEHIKALRTHVDVLTMSATPIPRTLEMSLAGIREMSTILTPPEDRHPILTYVGAYDDKQVGAAIRRELLRDGQVFYVHNRVSSIEKAAKRIRELVPEARVVTAHGQMNEDKLEKIIQGFWENEYDVLVCTTIVETGLDISNANTLLVERGDLLGLAQLHQLRGRVGRGRERGYAYFLYPPEAPLTETAHDRLATIAQNTELGAGMAVAMKDLEIRGAGNILGAEQSGHIAGVGFDLYVRLVGEAVDAFRRHAGADTPEEEELADVRVDLPVDAHIPHDYVPGERLRLEAYRKIAAAPDQAGLDAVREELIDRYGQPPAPVRRLLAVAAFRHTCRAAGVTEVAVQGTSIRFAPLSLADSQLVRLKRLYPKALYKAVTNTVSVPKPTEGPAGGRIGAPVLRDEELLDWCAKLLTNLMKSPAPVA; from the coding sequence TTGTCCGGACTCCTTCATTCCATCCTTCCCGATCCGGCCCTGCGCGGGGTCGTGGAGCGGGCCGGTGCCCCGGTGCTCGAACTCCAGGGCGCGATCGCCACCCGCCAGCTGGTCGCGGGCGCCCTCGCCGCGGACGAGGGCGCCGGTCGCCCCGTGCTCGCGGTGACCGCCACCGGCCGCGAGGCCGACGAGCTGACCGCTTCGCTGAAGTCGTTCCTCGGCGAAGGCGCCGTCGCCGACTTCCCGTCCTGGGAGACGCTGCCGCACGAGCGGCTGTCCCCGCGGGCGGACACCGTGGGGCGGCGGCTGGAGGTGCTCCACCGGCTCGAAACGGGCGCCGACGGCCTGCGCGTCGTCGTCGCGACCGTCCGCAGCCTCATCCAGCCGATGGCGCCCGGCCTCGGCTCGCTCGCCCCGGTCGATCTGGTGGTCGGCGAGGAGCAGAGCTTCGACGGGCTGCTGGAGCGGCTGGTCGAGCTCGCCTACACCCGGGTGGACATGGTCGAGAAGCGCGGCGAGTTCGCCGTGCGCGGCGGCATCCTCGACCTGTTCGGCCCGACGGCGCAGCATCCGGTGCGAGTCGAGTTCTGGGGCGACGAGGTCAGCGAGATCCGCGCGTTCGCGGTGTCCGACCAGCGGTCGCTGCCGGGGGAGATCCGGCACGTCAGCGCGCCGCCGTGCCGTGAGTTGCTGCTCACCGAGCCGGTGCGCGCGAAGGCCGCCGAGCTGGCGACGACGTACGAGGCGGACGCCCAGCTCACCGAGATGCTCACCAAGCTTTCCGGCGGGATTCCCGTCGAAGGCATGGAGGCGCTCATCCCGGTGCTGTGCGAGGGCGAGCTGGACCTGCTGACCGACGCGATGCCGCAGGGCACACATGTCCTGCTGGCCGATCCGGAGAAGATCCGCGCCCGCGCGGCCGACCTGGTCCGCACCGGGCAGGAGTTCCTCGAAGCGTCCTGGACGACGGCCGCCGCGGGCGGGCAGGCACCGATCGACCTCGGCGCGTCGGCGTACCGGGACCTCGCGGAGATCGCGAAGCACGCTCAAGAGACGAAGCGCCCCTGGTGGACGCTGACGCAGCTGGCCACCGACGATCCCGACGTCTACCGCGTCTCGATCGAGGCCGCCCCGAACTACCGCGGCGAGGTCGAGCGGGCGACGACCGATCTGCGCGCGCACACGGCCGCGGGCGGGACGGCGGTCCTCGTCGTCGCCGGGCACGGCACCGCGGCCCGCGCCGTCGAGCAGCTTTCGGCGGGGGACGTGCCCGCGTCGCTCGCGGAAGGCATCACCGGTCCGTTGACGCCCGGCGTCGTGACGGTGACCTGCGGCGGCCTTTCGGACGGCTTCGTCTCGCCGGAGCGAGCACTGGTCGTGCTGTCCGAATCGGATCTGACCGGCCGCGGCGCCGGCGCCGGGACGTCCACAAAGGACTTCAGCACCAAGATGCCGTCGCGGCGCCGCAACGCCGTGGACCCGCTCGCCCTCAAGACGGGCGATTACGTCGTGCACGACCAGCACGGCATCGGGCGGTTCGTCGAGATGGTGCAGCGCACCGTCGCCGGCGCCACCCGCGAGTACCTGCTGCTGGAGTACGCCTCCTCCAAACGCGGGCACCCGGGGGACAGGCTGTTCGTGCCGACCGACCAGCTCGACGAGGTCTCCCGCTACGTCGGCGGCGAGCTGCCGACGCTGAACAAGCTCGGCGGCTCGGACTGGAAGAACACCAAGGCCAAGGCGAAGAAGGCGGTCAAGGAGATCGCCGCCGAGCTCGTCCAGCTCTACGCCGCGCGGCAGGCCGCGCCGGGACACGCCTTCGGGCAGGACACCCCGTGGCAGGGCGAACTCGAGGACGCTTTCCCGTTCACCGAGACCAACGACCAGCTCGCCGCGATCGACGAGGTCAAGGCGGATATGGAACGCGGCGTCCCGATGGACCGCGTCATCTGCGGTGACGTCGGCTACGGCAAGACCGAGATCGCCGTGCGGGCGGCGTTCAAGGCGGTGCAGGACGGCAAGCAGGTCGCGGTGCTGGTGCCCACGACCCTGCTCGCGCAGCAGCACCTGAACACCTTCACCGAACGGATGAGTTCGTTCCCGGTGAAGATCAGGGGGCTCTCACGGTTCACGAACAAGACCGAGTCCGACGCGATTCTCGAACAGCTTTCCTCCGGTGACGTCGACATCGTGATCGGCACCCATCGCCTGCTGCAGACCGGGATCCGGTACAAGGACCTCGGCCTGGTGATCGTCGACGAGGAACAGCGGTTCGGCGTCGAGCACAAGGAACACATCAAAGCGCTGCGGACGCACGTCGACGTGCTGACCATGTCGGCGACGCCGATCCCGCGGACACTCGAGATGTCGCTCGCCGGGATCCGCGAGATGTCCACGATCCTCACCCCGCCCGAGGACAGGCACCCGATCCTGACCTACGTCGGCGCGTACGACGACAAGCAGGTCGGCGCCGCGATCCGGCGCGAGTTGCTGCGCGACGGCCAGGTCTTCTACGTGCACAACAGGGTTTCCTCGATCGAGAAGGCGGCGAAACGTATTCGCGAGCTGGTTCCGGAGGCTCGGGTCGTCACCGCGCACGGGCAGATGAACGAGGACAAACTCGAAAAGATCATCCAGGGCTTCTGGGAGAACGAGTACGACGTGCTCGTCTGCACCACGATCGTCGAGACCGGGCTGGACATCTCGAACGCGAACACGCTGCTCGTGGAACGCGGCGACCTGCTGGGGCTCGCACAGCTGCACCAGCTGCGCGGCCGGGTCGGGCGTGGGCGAGAGCGCGGGTACGCGTACTTCCTGTACCCGCCGGAGGCGCCGCTCACCGAGACCGCGCACGACCGGTTGGCGACCATCGCGCAGAACACCGAACTGGGCGCGGGCATGGCCGTCGCGATGAAGGACCTCGAAATCCGCGGTGCGGGCAACATCCTCGGTGCCGAGCAGTCCGGGCATATCGCGGGCGTCGGTTTCGATCTGTACGTACGGCTCGTCGGCGAGGCGGTCGACGCGTTCCGCCGTCACGCGGGCGCGGACACGCCGGAGGAGGAAGAACTCGCCGACGTCCGGGTCGATCTCCCGGTGGACGCGCACATCCCGCACGACTACGTCCCCGGCGAGCGGCTGCGGCTGGAGGCGTACCGCAAGATCGCGGCCGCGCCCGACCAGGCGGGGCTCGACGCCGTCCGCGAGGAATTGATCGACCGCTACGGCCAGCCGCCCGCTCCGGTGCGGAGGCTGCTCGCCGTCGCCGCGTTCCGGCACACCTGCCGCGCGGCGGGGGTCACCGAGGTCGCCGTGCAGGGCACGTCGATCCGGTTCGCGCCGCTGTCGCTGGCGGATTCGCAGCTGGTGCGGCTGAAGCGCTTGTATCCCAAGGCTCTCTACAAGGCGGTGACGAACACGGTTTCCGTGCCGAAGCCGACCGAGGGCCCGGCGGGCGGCCGGATCGGCGCCCCGGTACTGCGGGACGAGGAACTGCTGGACTGGTGCGCGAAGCTGCTGACGAATCTGATGAAGTCGCCGGCACCCGTCGCGTAG
- a CDS encoding LLM class flavin-dependent oxidoreductase produces MEFGLVVPTYRSILDAGRTAPEMVAIAVEAERLGFDSVWVGDTLARAPVDPLTLLGAFAATTERVTLGTAALLPALRDPVLSANAILSLDLLSRGRITLGVGAGFAGRSEPEFAFTRVPWERRRARLDDIVALWRHVWSGKSGPFHGEVLHYETLPEYPEPHRPGGPPVWLAAFTPGALDRAGRLYDGWLPYPPDVADYADGLAKIREAAVRPVTAALFATVLIENDPIRARERLEDYAQRNYGVPLDFVEKIQVQIAGSAAQVADRLREYQAAGAEHVLIRVATQEPAEFGEQLTKVAGALPG; encoded by the coding sequence ATGGAATTCGGTCTGGTCGTCCCCACCTATCGGTCCATCCTCGACGCCGGGCGCACCGCGCCAGAAATGGTCGCCATCGCCGTCGAAGCCGAACGCCTCGGCTTCGATTCCGTGTGGGTCGGCGACACTCTCGCACGGGCGCCCGTCGATCCGTTGACGTTGCTCGGCGCGTTCGCCGCCACCACCGAACGGGTCACCCTCGGCACCGCCGCGCTGCTTCCGGCGTTGCGCGATCCGGTCCTTTCCGCGAACGCGATCCTCTCGCTCGACCTGCTCAGCCGAGGCCGGATCACCCTCGGCGTCGGCGCGGGTTTCGCGGGCCGCAGCGAACCCGAATTCGCTTTCACCCGCGTTCCGTGGGAACGCCGCCGCGCCCGGCTCGACGACATCGTCGCGTTGTGGCGGCACGTCTGGAGCGGGAAGAGCGGCCCGTTCCACGGCGAGGTCTTGCACTACGAAACGCTTCCGGAGTACCCGGAGCCGCATCGTCCCGGGGGTCCGCCGGTGTGGCTGGCCGCCTTCACACCGGGTGCGCTGGACCGCGCGGGACGGCTCTACGACGGCTGGTTGCCGTACCCGCCCGACGTCGCGGACTACGCCGACGGGCTCGCGAAGATCCGCGAAGCGGCCGTCCGCCCCGTGACGGCCGCGTTGTTCGCGACTGTCCTCATCGAGAATGACCCGATCAGGGCACGCGAGCGGCTGGAGGACTACGCGCAGCGGAATTACGGCGTTCCGCTGGACTTCGTCGAAAAGATCCAGGTGCAGATCGCCGGGAGCGCGGCGCAAGTCGCCGACAGGTTGCGGGAATACCAGGCCGCGGGCGCCGAACACGTCCTGATCCGCGTCGCGACACAGGAACCGGCCGAGTTCGGCGAGCAGCTCACGAAGGTGGCCGGCGCACTGCCCGGGTAA
- a CDS encoding helix-turn-helix transcriptional regulator: MVSGFGPALRGWRERRRLSQLELALRAGTTQRHVSFLEGGRSIPGRGLVLRVAESLELPLRERNGLLLAAGFAPGFPETELTDPRLRPVLDGMRRLLDGHRPYPAIVVDRYGVLVARNDALDLLFEDVAPELLEEPVNTLRLALHPKGMAPRVLNLADWARHILERLTQEIAQAPDERLAELLIELKGYVPEPGPPGPDHLGFAVPMRLSTSAGELRLITAITTFTSAADVTVSELKLETFLPADAETAAILTG, encoded by the coding sequence ATGGTTTCCGGATTCGGCCCCGCGCTCCGGGGCTGGCGCGAGCGACGGCGGTTGTCCCAGCTGGAACTGGCGCTCCGGGCCGGAACCACCCAGCGGCACGTGAGTTTCCTGGAGGGCGGCCGGTCGATCCCCGGCCGCGGCCTGGTGCTGCGCGTCGCGGAATCACTCGAACTCCCGCTCCGGGAACGCAACGGCCTGCTCCTCGCGGCCGGGTTCGCCCCCGGATTCCCCGAAACCGAATTGACCGACCCGAGGCTGCGGCCGGTCCTCGACGGTATGCGGCGGCTGCTCGACGGGCACCGGCCGTATCCGGCCATCGTGGTCGACCGGTACGGCGTGCTCGTCGCCCGCAACGACGCGCTCGACCTGCTCTTCGAGGACGTGGCGCCGGAACTGCTGGAGGAACCGGTCAACACCCTGCGGCTCGCGCTGCATCCGAAGGGGATGGCTCCGCGGGTGCTGAACCTCGCGGACTGGGCGCGGCACATCCTGGAACGGCTGACGCAGGAGATCGCGCAAGCGCCCGACGAGCGGCTCGCTGAACTGCTGATCGAACTCAAAGGTTACGTTCCGGAGCCGGGCCCGCCCGGGCCCGATCACCTCGGCTTCGCGGTGCCGATGCGCCTGTCCACTTCGGCGGGTGAACTGCGCCTGATCACGGCCATCACGACGTTCACGTCCGCCGCCGACGTCACGGTGTCGGAATTGAAACTGGAGACGTTCCTTCCCGCCGACGCCGAGACCGCCGCGATCCTCACCGGATGA
- a CDS encoding PQQ-dependent sugar dehydrogenase, translating to MRRTAVVAFTSLFLLVTACSGASSESVQSAPPVASKPAVTALKVEQVTAGLEHGWDVGFLPDGKILVTQRPGKLALIDGGTKRDVAADFSDVHVRGEGGLMGMVISKDFATSREFITCQTHKERDKAVDIRLVTWRLSDDGANATKVKDLLTGLPVNASGRHSGCRPAFGADGALLVGTGDTARPQHPQDRTSLGGKVLRIDAKTGNALPDNPFISSANPNEQRVFTFGHRNVQGLTVRPGTGQVFTAEHGPTIDDEVNLERAGANYGWDPSKGGTETGYDEGVPMTDKQRFPDAVGPVWTTGEITEAICGADFLTGSQWGPLEGSLAVTALKGQKLLLFRLDDTGKVTEVTLPPEFDDKFGRLRAVRGGPDGALYITTSEGEDDKLLRVTPGA from the coding sequence ATGCGCAGAACCGCCGTCGTCGCGTTCACGTCCCTGTTCTTGCTGGTCACGGCCTGTTCCGGGGCGTCGAGCGAATCGGTGCAGAGCGCGCCGCCGGTCGCCTCGAAGCCCGCCGTGACGGCGCTCAAGGTCGAGCAGGTGACGGCCGGGCTCGAACACGGCTGGGACGTCGGCTTCCTGCCGGACGGGAAGATCCTCGTCACCCAGCGCCCCGGGAAGCTGGCCCTAATCGACGGCGGCACGAAACGTGACGTCGCCGCCGACTTTTCCGACGTCCACGTACGCGGCGAAGGCGGTCTGATGGGGATGGTGATCAGCAAGGACTTCGCGACGTCGCGTGAGTTCATCACCTGCCAGACCCACAAGGAGAGGGACAAGGCCGTCGACATCCGGCTGGTCACCTGGCGGCTTTCCGACGACGGCGCGAACGCCACGAAGGTCAAGGACCTGCTGACCGGGTTGCCGGTGAACGCCAGCGGCAGGCATTCGGGCTGCCGTCCCGCGTTCGGCGCGGACGGCGCCCTGCTCGTCGGCACCGGCGACACGGCCCGCCCGCAGCACCCGCAGGACCGGACGAGTCTCGGCGGCAAGGTGCTGCGTATCGACGCGAAGACGGGCAACGCGTTGCCGGACAACCCGTTCATCTCGTCGGCGAACCCGAACGAGCAACGCGTGTTCACCTTCGGGCACCGCAACGTCCAGGGTCTCACGGTGCGGCCGGGCACCGGACAGGTGTTCACCGCCGAGCACGGGCCGACCATCGACGACGAGGTCAACCTGGAACGCGCGGGCGCGAATTACGGCTGGGACCCGTCGAAGGGCGGCACCGAGACCGGCTACGACGAAGGCGTGCCGATGACCGACAAACAACGCTTCCCGGACGCCGTCGGTCCTGTGTGGACGACCGGTGAGATCACCGAAGCCATCTGCGGCGCGGACTTCCTCACCGGATCGCAATGGGGCCCGCTCGAAGGTTCGCTCGCCGTGACCGCGTTGAAGGGGCAGAAACTCCTGCTGTTCCGCCTCGACGACACCGGCAAGGTCACCGAAGTGACGCTCCCGCCGGAGTTCGACGACAAGTTCGGCAGGCTCCGCGCCGTCCGCGGCGGCCCGGACGGCGCGCTCTACATCACGACTTCGGAAGGCGAGGACGACAAGCTGCTCCGCGTCACCCCCGGCGCCTAG
- a CDS encoding SDR family oxidoreductase — MGKHREVVITGGGTGIGYAVAAVFAARGDRVTITGRREQVLTEAATLLGAHPVPFDAADPDAVERALADLPEHVDVLVNNAGGNTDFRNGPAGDLKAFAAHWQANLDANVFSAVLVTRALRERFADGARIVTIGSIAAHTGAGSYGAAKAALEAWNVDVAREFGPRGITANIVAPGLVGDTEFFRGRLSDERRAWLIGTTLTKRAGEPADVAEVVAFLASPEARHVTGQVVHVNGGAHLGR, encoded by the coding sequence ATGGGGAAGCACAGGGAAGTCGTGATCACCGGCGGCGGAACGGGAATCGGCTACGCGGTCGCGGCGGTGTTCGCCGCGCGAGGCGACCGGGTGACGATCACCGGCCGACGCGAACAAGTCCTCACCGAGGCCGCCACGTTGCTCGGCGCGCACCCGGTCCCGTTCGACGCGGCCGACCCGGACGCGGTGGAGCGGGCACTGGCCGACCTGCCGGAGCACGTCGACGTCCTGGTCAACAACGCGGGCGGGAACACCGATTTCCGGAACGGACCGGCTGGAGACCTGAAAGCGTTCGCCGCGCACTGGCAGGCCAACCTCGACGCGAACGTGTTCAGTGCCGTACTGGTCACCCGCGCCTTGCGGGAAAGGTTCGCGGACGGCGCGCGGATCGTCACCATCGGCTCGATCGCCGCCCACACCGGAGCCGGTTCCTACGGTGCCGCCAAGGCCGCGCTGGAAGCATGGAACGTCGACGTGGCAAGGGAATTCGGGCCGCGGGGGATCACCGCGAACATCGTCGCGCCGGGACTGGTCGGCGACACCGAGTTCTTCCGGGGCCGGCTCTCCGACGAGCGCCGGGCGTGGCTGATCGGCACCACACTGACCAAACGCGCCGGCGAGCCCGCGGACGTCGCCGAAGTGGTGGCCTTCCTGGCGAGCCCGGAAGCACGGCATGTCACCGGGCAGGTCGTCCACGTCAACGGCGGCGCGCACCTCGGCCGCTAG
- a CDS encoding isochorismatase family protein has product MTKIDPATTALVLIDLQTRIVALETVPLEGTEVVSNAVLLREAFSAAGSPVVHVRAHRPNVDEQPPGSELVTELTPREGEHLVTKHTIGAFYGTGLDDLLRGLGVKTLVLAGIATEYGVESTLRAAIDHAYETIAVSDAMAGIAAISHESAITKVFPRLGEVLTTTETAAALG; this is encoded by the coding sequence ATGACGAAGATCGACCCGGCGACGACCGCGCTCGTGCTGATCGACCTGCAGACGCGGATCGTGGCACTGGAGACCGTCCCCCTCGAAGGCACCGAAGTCGTCTCGAACGCCGTCCTGCTGCGAGAAGCCTTCAGCGCGGCGGGATCTCCGGTCGTCCACGTGCGGGCGCACCGGCCGAACGTCGACGAGCAGCCGCCCGGTAGTGAACTGGTCACCGAGCTCACGCCCCGCGAGGGCGAGCACCTGGTCACCAAACACACGATCGGCGCCTTCTACGGCACCGGGCTCGACGACCTCCTGCGCGGGCTCGGCGTGAAGACGCTGGTGCTCGCCGGCATCGCCACGGAGTACGGCGTCGAATCGACGCTGCGCGCCGCGATCGACCACGCCTACGAGACCATCGCCGTCTCCGACGCGATGGCGGGTATCGCCGCGATCTCCCACGAATCGGCGATCACGAAGGTGTTCCCGCGACTGGGCGAAGTGCTCACGACCACCGAGACCGCCGCGGCGCTGGGCTGA
- a CDS encoding NUDIX domain-containing protein codes for MIDKIAWLHLVDGRILSTRSRGKSVFYLPGGKREPGESDAETLIREIREELTVEIDPASIEPAGVFEAQADGHASGLLVRMTCYTGEFSGTLAASSEIDEVEWLGHTDRDRVSAVDKIIFDHLRDTGLLR; via the coding sequence GTGATCGACAAGATCGCTTGGCTGCACCTGGTGGACGGCCGGATCCTGAGCACCCGCTCTCGCGGCAAGTCCGTGTTCTACCTGCCCGGTGGCAAACGTGAACCCGGCGAAAGCGACGCCGAGACGCTGATCCGGGAAATCCGCGAGGAACTGACCGTCGAGATCGATCCGGCCAGTATCGAGCCCGCCGGGGTCTTCGAAGCGCAGGCCGATGGGCACGCGTCGGGACTCCTCGTCCGGATGACCTGCTACACCGGCGAATTCAGCGGAACACTCGCGGCCAGCAGCGAGATCGACGAGGTCGAGTGGCTCGGTCATACGGACAGGGACCGGGTCTCCGCGGTGGACAAGATCATCTTCGACCACCTGCGGGACACCGGCCTCCTGCGCTGA